Proteins encoded together in one Asterias rubens chromosome 4, eAstRub1.3, whole genome shotgun sequence window:
- the LOC117288987 gene encoding protein PLANT CADMIUM RESISTANCE 3-like — MGEWQHGIFGCFDNIGLCIFSWIVPCYTHGKTAESLGDDCLLCGLALFVPLLNIYALITTRGKVRENKGIEGGIVGDLLMICCCGICALVQSANEMGVQTPLGAAQSIARS, encoded by the coding sequence ATGGGTGAATGGCAACATGGAATCTTTGGATGTTTCGACAACATCGGCCTGTGCATTTTCTCTTGGATCGTACCGTGCTACACCCACGGCAAGACGGCCGAGTCACTGGGCGACGACTGTCTGCTATGTGGCCTGGCGCTTTTCGTGCCGCTCCTAAACATCTACGCCCTGATCACCACCAGAGGTAAAGTGAGGGAAAATAAAGGCATCGAAGGTGGTATCGTTGGAGATTTGTTGATGATCTGCTGCTGTGGAATCTGTGCTTTGGTTCAGTCTGCTAATGAGATGGGCGTGCAGACACCCCTCGGAGCTGCACAATCTATTGCCAGATCGTAA
- the LOC117289623 gene encoding ileal sodium/bile acid cotransporter-like, translating to MSQTEPTVILGSTLAGYFADMDTNGTNSTLMIDESPPQYIQDLKMANKVILTSLLAFIMVAMGCVITPDDLKRVLRRPFGVFIGFCSQFIVLPLSGFGLAHALSLKPGYALGVLVTVTCPGGVTSNLYTFWSNGDVCLSITMTAFSTIVAMGMMPLNLFIYSRSWTNDGAIIPYNSIIISLVLILVPVLIGMLIKYKKPSWCPIITKLGSIFGLLAIAINIILNGIINPSMFFSPWQLWFASFILPLLGYGFGYLLAFILRRPHIECRTICFETGAQNIGLALTLILVTFADGDLFQDMLVFPSLYGPFLILHACLIVVIYLIWQKWHGRQEQNDLPIKEKESQRDVTLEMLPVEPSKEGED from the exons ATGTCACAGACAGAACCTACTGTTATTTTGGGCTCAACCCTGGCTGGTTATTTTGCCGATATGGACACCAACGGGACCAACTCTACTTTAATGATAGATGAGAGCCCACCTCAGTACATTCAG GATCTCAAGATGGCCAACAAAGTGATTCTGACATCGTTGCTAGCCTTCATCATGGTGGCTATGGGCTGTGTAATCACCCCTGATGACTTGAAAAGAGTG cTACGTCGCCCCTTTGGTGTGTTCATCGGATTCTGCTCTCAGTTTATTGTCCTCCCCCTGTCAGGATTTGGTCTGGCCCATGCCCTGTCTCTGAAACCTGGCTATGCATTGGGAGTCTTGGTCACTGTCACTTGCCCGGGGGGTGTCACCTCCAACTTGTATACCTTTTGGAGCAACGGGGATGTGTGTCTCAG CATCACCATGACGGCCTTCTCAACCATTGTTGCCATGGGAATGATGCCTCTGAACCTGTTTATCTACTCCCGATCCTGGACGAATGATGGAGCCATCATTCCATACAATAGCATCATCATTTCCCTGGTCCTTATCCTGGTACCTGTCCTTATTGGTATGCTTATTAAGTACAAGAAGCCCTCATGGTGCCCGATCATTACCAAG CTGGGAAGCATTTTTGGACTGCTTGCCATCGCTATCAACATCATTTTGAACGGCATCATCAACCCATCTATGTTCTTCTCTCCATGGCAACTGTGGTTTGCCAGTTTCATCTTGCCACTGCTTGGCTACGGCTTTGGCTACCTGTTGGCTTTCATCTTGCGTAGACCCCACATTGAGTGCCGCACCATCTGCTTTGAAACGGGCGCGCAAAACATCGGCTTGGCGTTGACGCTCATCCTGGTGACATTTGCGGATGGCGATCTCTTCCAAGATATGCTTGTCTTCCCATCTCTCTACGGACCTTTTTTAATTCTCCACGCTTGTTTGATTGTTGTGATTTACTTGATTTGGCAAAAGTGGCATGGACGGCAAGAGCAGAATGATTTACCCATCAAGGAGAAAGAGTCTCAGCGAGACGTGACATTGGAGATGCTCCCAGTTGAACCATCTAAGGAAGGGGAGGACTAA